A window of Etheostoma spectabile isolate EspeVRDwgs_2016 chromosome 18, UIUC_Espe_1.0, whole genome shotgun sequence contains these coding sequences:
- the efr3bb gene encoding protein EFR3 homolog B isoform X3 — MTGVCGCCGALRPRYKRLVDNIFPEDPEDGLVKANMEKLTFYALSAPEKLDRIGAYLSERLSRDVARHRYGYVCIAMEALDQLLMACHCQSINLFVESFLKMVRKLLESDKPSLQILGTNSFVKFANIEEDTPSYHRSYDFFVSRFSEMCHSSYEDPDIRTKIRMAGIKGLQGVVRKTVNDELQANIWDPQHMDKIVPSLLFNLQSGVRTESRSPSPLKASEKEKESPVELTERCFRELLGRAAYGNIKNAVTPVLMHLDNHSLWEGKTFAVRCFKIIMYSIQSQHSHLVIQQLLGHLDANSKNSATVRAGIVEVLLEAAAIAASGSVGPTVLEVFNTLLRQLRLSVDYELTGSYNGNIGTKIIKAHEERQLQEAVIRTIGSFANTLPTYQRSEVMLFIMGKIPVPGIHPALPSTGSGPEGTRMIQIMLLKSLVQVTAGFQTTNMLTALPNSFLEPLLSFSLTEDPEIRLLVLQILLSLIDRHDNMPKFTNISIISDISVLKLKVDKCSRQDNLFMKKHGQQLYRHIYLGCKEQSSGRQHYESLFALLGLLSVELANEEVVVDLIRLALALQDLALSTDEPLPIYNRCAVHALAAAYLNLICQLTTVPAFCQHIHEVIEVRQKESPYLLPEDVYVDNPKPPSSLEKVEGDVLFLQSKITEVLGGSGYNTDRLATPYVPQYTDEDRLSKRKSIGETISLQVEVESRNSPEKEERTPAEEITFETLKNAIVDSVGMEEQERERRRQVVEKFQKAPFEEIAAHCGARATLLQSKLNQIFEITIRPPPSPSGTISSGYGQSQSRSIPIYEMKFPDLCVY, encoded by the exons ATGACAG GGGTTTGTGGTTGTTGCGGGGCCCTCAGGCCTCGGTACAAGAGACTGGTAGACAACATCTTCCCAGAAGACCCAGAG GATGGGCTGGTGAAGGCCAACATGGAGAAGCTGACATTCTATGCCCTGTCAGCTCCAGAGAAGCTCGACCGTATCGGAGCCTACCTGTCTGAGAGATTGTCAAGGGATGTGGCCCGTCACAGATATGG GTATGTGTGCATAGCCATGGAAGCCCTGGACCAGCTGCTGATGGCCTGCCACTGTCAGAGCATCAACCTGTTTGTGGAGAGTTTCCTCAAGATGGTGCGCAAGCTGCTGGAGTCTGACAAACCCAGCCTGCAGATCCTAGGAACCAACTCT TTTGTGAAGTTTGCCAACATAGAAGAGGATACACCATCGTACCACCGCAGCTATGACTTCTTTGTGTCGCGCTTCAGTGAGATGTGCCACTCTAGCTACGAGGACCCTGACATCCGTACTAA GATCCGCATGGCAGGTATCAAGGGCCTGCAGGGCGTGGTGAGGAAGACTGTGAATGATGAGCTGCAGGCCAACATCTGGGACCCTCAGCACATGGACAAGATCGTCCCCTCTCTGCTTTTCAACCTTCAGAGTGGAGTGCGCACAGAGAG CCGCTCCCCCTCTCCGCTAAAGGCGtcggagaaagagaaggaaagccCGGTGGAGCTGACAGAGCGCTGCTTCAGGGAGCTGCTAGGACGAGCCGCATACGGCAACATCAAGAACGCCGTCACGCCCGTGCTGAT GCACTTAGACAACCATTCTCTATGGGAGGGGAAGACCTTTGCAGTGCGTTGCTTTAAAATCATCATGTACTCCATTCAG TCCCAGCACTCTCATTTGGTGATCCAGCAGCTTCTTGGTCACCTGGATGCTAACAGCAAGAATTCAGCCACAGTGCGTGCAGGGATAGTGGAAGTTTTGCTGGAGGCAGCCGCCATTGCAGCCAGCGGCTCTGTAG GTCCCACAGTGTTGGAGGTGTTTAACACCCTGCTGAGGCAGCTCCGTCTGAGTGTGGACTACGAGTTGACCGGCTCCTACAACGGCAACATCGGCACCAAGATCATCAAAGCTCACGAGGAGAGGCAGCTGCAGGAGGCTGTCATCAGGACCattg GTTCATTTGCCAACACTCTACCGACAtaccagaggtcagaggtcatgcTCTTCATAATGGGCAAGATCCCTGTCCCTGGGATTCACCCAGCTCTGCCCTCCACAGGCTCTGG GCCTGAAGGTACCAGGATGATTCAGATTATGTTACTTAAATCCTTGGTCCAG GTGACGGCAGGCTTCCAGACCACCAACATGCTGACGGCGCTGCCCAACTCTTTCCTGGAGCCGTTGCTGTCCTTCTCTCTCACAGAGGATCCAGAAATCCGGCTGCTGGTTCTCCAGATCCTTCTCAGTCTGATCGACAGGCACGACAACATGCCCAAGTTCACCAACATAAG CATCATCTCAGACATCTCTGTGCTCAAGCTCAAAGTCGACAAGTGTTCCAGGCAGGACAACTTATTCATGAAAAAG CACGGCCAGCAGCTATACCGACACATCTACTTGGGCTGTAAGGAGCAGAGCAGCGGTCGGCAGCACTACGAGTCCCTCTTTGCTCTGTTGGGTCTCCTCAGCGTGGAGCTGGCTAATGAAGAAGTAGTGGTGGACCTCATTCGCCTGGCACTCGCCTTGCAG GACCTGGCTTTGTCCACCGACGAACCTCTGCCCATTTATAACCGCTGTGCTGTTCATGCGCTCGCTGCCGCCTACCTCAACCTCATCTGCCAGCTCACCACCGTCCCAGCCTTCTGCCAGCACATACACGAG GTAATTGAggtgagacagaaagaaagtcCCTATCTTTTACCTGAGGATGTCTACGTTGATAATCCCAA GCCGCCTTCTTCACTGGAGAAGGTAGAGGGGGATGTTTTGTTCCTCCAGTCAAAGATCACAGAGGTCCTCGGAGGTAGCGGTTATAACACAGATAGACTGGCTACGCCCTATGTCCCCCAGTATACTG ATGAGGACCGTCTGTCCAAGAGAAAGAGCATTGGAGAGACCATCTCACTGCAGGTGGAGGTGGAGTCCCGAAACAGtccagagaaagaggag AGGACACCAGCAGAGGAGATCACATTTGAAACCCTGAAAAATGCCATCG tggacagcgTGGGTATGGAGGAGCAGGAGAGGGAGCGGAGGAGACAAGTGGTGGAGAAGTTTCAGAAGGCCCCCTTCGAGGAGATAGCTGCCCACTGTGGTGCCAGG GCCACACTACTGCAGAGCAAACTAAATCAGATCTTTGAGATTACAATCAG GCCCCCGCCCAGCCCATCTGGAACCATTTCGTCTGGTTACGGCCAAAGCCAGAGTCGATCTATACCCATCTACGAGATGAAGTTTCCTGACCTCTGTGTGTACTAG
- the efr3bb gene encoding protein EFR3 homolog B isoform X1: MPLPEPDVPASQRLALDCRTILDHRIGKGVCGCCGALRPRYKRLVDNIFPEDPEDGLVKANMEKLTFYALSAPEKLDRIGAYLSERLSRDVARHRYGYVCIAMEALDQLLMACHCQSINLFVESFLKMVRKLLESDKPSLQILGTNSFVKFANIEEDTPSYHRSYDFFVSRFSEMCHSSYEDPDIRTKIRMAGIKGLQGVVRKTVNDELQANIWDPQHMDKIVPSLLFNLQSGVRTESRSPSPLKASEKEKESPVELTERCFRELLGRAAYGNIKNAVTPVLMHLDNHSLWEGKTFAVRCFKIIMYSIQSQHSHLVIQQLLGHLDANSKNSATVRAGIVEVLLEAAAIAASGSVGPTVLEVFNTLLRQLRLSVDYELTGSYNGNIGTKIIKAHEERQLQEAVIRTIGSFANTLPTYQRSEVMLFIMGKIPVPGIHPALPSTGSGPEGTRMIQIMLLKSLVQVTAGFQTTNMLTALPNSFLEPLLSFSLTEDPEIRLLVLQILLSLIDRHDNMPKFTNISIISDISVLKLKVDKCSRQDNLFMKKHGQQLYRHIYLGCKEQSSGRQHYESLFALLGLLSVELANEEVVVDLIRLALALQDLALSTDEPLPIYNRCAVHALAAAYLNLICQLTTVPAFCQHIHEVIEVRQKESPYLLPEDVYVDNPKPPSSLEKVEGDVLFLQSKITEVLGGSGYNTDRLATPYVPQYTDEDRLSKRKSIGETISLQVEVESRNSPEKEERTPAEEITFETLKNAIVDSVGMEEQERERRRQVVEKFQKAPFEEIAAHCGARATLLQSKLNQIFEITIRPPPSPSGTISSGYGQSQSRSIPIYEMKFPDLCVY, from the exons ATGCCCTTGCCTGAGCCTGATGTCCCGGCCTCTCAGAGGCTGGCACTGGACTGTCGTACCATTCTGGACCATCGCATTGGCAAGG GGGTTTGTGGTTGTTGCGGGGCCCTCAGGCCTCGGTACAAGAGACTGGTAGACAACATCTTCCCAGAAGACCCAGAG GATGGGCTGGTGAAGGCCAACATGGAGAAGCTGACATTCTATGCCCTGTCAGCTCCAGAGAAGCTCGACCGTATCGGAGCCTACCTGTCTGAGAGATTGTCAAGGGATGTGGCCCGTCACAGATATGG GTATGTGTGCATAGCCATGGAAGCCCTGGACCAGCTGCTGATGGCCTGCCACTGTCAGAGCATCAACCTGTTTGTGGAGAGTTTCCTCAAGATGGTGCGCAAGCTGCTGGAGTCTGACAAACCCAGCCTGCAGATCCTAGGAACCAACTCT TTTGTGAAGTTTGCCAACATAGAAGAGGATACACCATCGTACCACCGCAGCTATGACTTCTTTGTGTCGCGCTTCAGTGAGATGTGCCACTCTAGCTACGAGGACCCTGACATCCGTACTAA GATCCGCATGGCAGGTATCAAGGGCCTGCAGGGCGTGGTGAGGAAGACTGTGAATGATGAGCTGCAGGCCAACATCTGGGACCCTCAGCACATGGACAAGATCGTCCCCTCTCTGCTTTTCAACCTTCAGAGTGGAGTGCGCACAGAGAG CCGCTCCCCCTCTCCGCTAAAGGCGtcggagaaagagaaggaaagccCGGTGGAGCTGACAGAGCGCTGCTTCAGGGAGCTGCTAGGACGAGCCGCATACGGCAACATCAAGAACGCCGTCACGCCCGTGCTGAT GCACTTAGACAACCATTCTCTATGGGAGGGGAAGACCTTTGCAGTGCGTTGCTTTAAAATCATCATGTACTCCATTCAG TCCCAGCACTCTCATTTGGTGATCCAGCAGCTTCTTGGTCACCTGGATGCTAACAGCAAGAATTCAGCCACAGTGCGTGCAGGGATAGTGGAAGTTTTGCTGGAGGCAGCCGCCATTGCAGCCAGCGGCTCTGTAG GTCCCACAGTGTTGGAGGTGTTTAACACCCTGCTGAGGCAGCTCCGTCTGAGTGTGGACTACGAGTTGACCGGCTCCTACAACGGCAACATCGGCACCAAGATCATCAAAGCTCACGAGGAGAGGCAGCTGCAGGAGGCTGTCATCAGGACCattg GTTCATTTGCCAACACTCTACCGACAtaccagaggtcagaggtcatgcTCTTCATAATGGGCAAGATCCCTGTCCCTGGGATTCACCCAGCTCTGCCCTCCACAGGCTCTGG GCCTGAAGGTACCAGGATGATTCAGATTATGTTACTTAAATCCTTGGTCCAG GTGACGGCAGGCTTCCAGACCACCAACATGCTGACGGCGCTGCCCAACTCTTTCCTGGAGCCGTTGCTGTCCTTCTCTCTCACAGAGGATCCAGAAATCCGGCTGCTGGTTCTCCAGATCCTTCTCAGTCTGATCGACAGGCACGACAACATGCCCAAGTTCACCAACATAAG CATCATCTCAGACATCTCTGTGCTCAAGCTCAAAGTCGACAAGTGTTCCAGGCAGGACAACTTATTCATGAAAAAG CACGGCCAGCAGCTATACCGACACATCTACTTGGGCTGTAAGGAGCAGAGCAGCGGTCGGCAGCACTACGAGTCCCTCTTTGCTCTGTTGGGTCTCCTCAGCGTGGAGCTGGCTAATGAAGAAGTAGTGGTGGACCTCATTCGCCTGGCACTCGCCTTGCAG GACCTGGCTTTGTCCACCGACGAACCTCTGCCCATTTATAACCGCTGTGCTGTTCATGCGCTCGCTGCCGCCTACCTCAACCTCATCTGCCAGCTCACCACCGTCCCAGCCTTCTGCCAGCACATACACGAG GTAATTGAggtgagacagaaagaaagtcCCTATCTTTTACCTGAGGATGTCTACGTTGATAATCCCAA GCCGCCTTCTTCACTGGAGAAGGTAGAGGGGGATGTTTTGTTCCTCCAGTCAAAGATCACAGAGGTCCTCGGAGGTAGCGGTTATAACACAGATAGACTGGCTACGCCCTATGTCCCCCAGTATACTG ATGAGGACCGTCTGTCCAAGAGAAAGAGCATTGGAGAGACCATCTCACTGCAGGTGGAGGTGGAGTCCCGAAACAGtccagagaaagaggag AGGACACCAGCAGAGGAGATCACATTTGAAACCCTGAAAAATGCCATCG tggacagcgTGGGTATGGAGGAGCAGGAGAGGGAGCGGAGGAGACAAGTGGTGGAGAAGTTTCAGAAGGCCCCCTTCGAGGAGATAGCTGCCCACTGTGGTGCCAGG GCCACACTACTGCAGAGCAAACTAAATCAGATCTTTGAGATTACAATCAG GCCCCCGCCCAGCCCATCTGGAACCATTTCGTCTGGTTACGGCCAAAGCCAGAGTCGATCTATACCCATCTACGAGATGAAGTTTCCTGACCTCTGTGTGTACTAG
- the efr3bb gene encoding protein EFR3 homolog B isoform X4 — protein MYGVCGCCGALRPRYKRLVDNIFPEDPEDGLVKANMEKLTFYALSAPEKLDRIGAYLSERLSRDVARHRYGYVCIAMEALDQLLMACHCQSINLFVESFLKMVRKLLESDKPSLQILGTNSFVKFANIEEDTPSYHRSYDFFVSRFSEMCHSSYEDPDIRTKIRMAGIKGLQGVVRKTVNDELQANIWDPQHMDKIVPSLLFNLQSGVRTESRSPSPLKASEKEKESPVELTERCFRELLGRAAYGNIKNAVTPVLMHLDNHSLWEGKTFAVRCFKIIMYSIQSQHSHLVIQQLLGHLDANSKNSATVRAGIVEVLLEAAAIAASGSVGPTVLEVFNTLLRQLRLSVDYELTGSYNGNIGTKIIKAHEERQLQEAVIRTIGSFANTLPTYQRSEVMLFIMGKIPVPGIHPALPSTGSGPEGTRMIQIMLLKSLVQVTAGFQTTNMLTALPNSFLEPLLSFSLTEDPEIRLLVLQILLSLIDRHDNMPKFTNISIISDISVLKLKVDKCSRQDNLFMKKHGQQLYRHIYLGCKEQSSGRQHYESLFALLGLLSVELANEEVVVDLIRLALALQDLALSTDEPLPIYNRCAVHALAAAYLNLICQLTTVPAFCQHIHEVIEVRQKESPYLLPEDVYVDNPKPPSSLEKVEGDVLFLQSKITEVLGGSGYNTDRLATPYVPQYTDEDRLSKRKSIGETISLQVEVESRNSPEKEERTPAEEITFETLKNAIVDSVGMEEQERERRRQVVEKFQKAPFEEIAAHCGARATLLQSKLNQIFEITIRPPPSPSGTISSGYGQSQSRSIPIYEMKFPDLCVY, from the exons ATGTACG GGGTTTGTGGTTGTTGCGGGGCCCTCAGGCCTCGGTACAAGAGACTGGTAGACAACATCTTCCCAGAAGACCCAGAG GATGGGCTGGTGAAGGCCAACATGGAGAAGCTGACATTCTATGCCCTGTCAGCTCCAGAGAAGCTCGACCGTATCGGAGCCTACCTGTCTGAGAGATTGTCAAGGGATGTGGCCCGTCACAGATATGG GTATGTGTGCATAGCCATGGAAGCCCTGGACCAGCTGCTGATGGCCTGCCACTGTCAGAGCATCAACCTGTTTGTGGAGAGTTTCCTCAAGATGGTGCGCAAGCTGCTGGAGTCTGACAAACCCAGCCTGCAGATCCTAGGAACCAACTCT TTTGTGAAGTTTGCCAACATAGAAGAGGATACACCATCGTACCACCGCAGCTATGACTTCTTTGTGTCGCGCTTCAGTGAGATGTGCCACTCTAGCTACGAGGACCCTGACATCCGTACTAA GATCCGCATGGCAGGTATCAAGGGCCTGCAGGGCGTGGTGAGGAAGACTGTGAATGATGAGCTGCAGGCCAACATCTGGGACCCTCAGCACATGGACAAGATCGTCCCCTCTCTGCTTTTCAACCTTCAGAGTGGAGTGCGCACAGAGAG CCGCTCCCCCTCTCCGCTAAAGGCGtcggagaaagagaaggaaagccCGGTGGAGCTGACAGAGCGCTGCTTCAGGGAGCTGCTAGGACGAGCCGCATACGGCAACATCAAGAACGCCGTCACGCCCGTGCTGAT GCACTTAGACAACCATTCTCTATGGGAGGGGAAGACCTTTGCAGTGCGTTGCTTTAAAATCATCATGTACTCCATTCAG TCCCAGCACTCTCATTTGGTGATCCAGCAGCTTCTTGGTCACCTGGATGCTAACAGCAAGAATTCAGCCACAGTGCGTGCAGGGATAGTGGAAGTTTTGCTGGAGGCAGCCGCCATTGCAGCCAGCGGCTCTGTAG GTCCCACAGTGTTGGAGGTGTTTAACACCCTGCTGAGGCAGCTCCGTCTGAGTGTGGACTACGAGTTGACCGGCTCCTACAACGGCAACATCGGCACCAAGATCATCAAAGCTCACGAGGAGAGGCAGCTGCAGGAGGCTGTCATCAGGACCattg GTTCATTTGCCAACACTCTACCGACAtaccagaggtcagaggtcatgcTCTTCATAATGGGCAAGATCCCTGTCCCTGGGATTCACCCAGCTCTGCCCTCCACAGGCTCTGG GCCTGAAGGTACCAGGATGATTCAGATTATGTTACTTAAATCCTTGGTCCAG GTGACGGCAGGCTTCCAGACCACCAACATGCTGACGGCGCTGCCCAACTCTTTCCTGGAGCCGTTGCTGTCCTTCTCTCTCACAGAGGATCCAGAAATCCGGCTGCTGGTTCTCCAGATCCTTCTCAGTCTGATCGACAGGCACGACAACATGCCCAAGTTCACCAACATAAG CATCATCTCAGACATCTCTGTGCTCAAGCTCAAAGTCGACAAGTGTTCCAGGCAGGACAACTTATTCATGAAAAAG CACGGCCAGCAGCTATACCGACACATCTACTTGGGCTGTAAGGAGCAGAGCAGCGGTCGGCAGCACTACGAGTCCCTCTTTGCTCTGTTGGGTCTCCTCAGCGTGGAGCTGGCTAATGAAGAAGTAGTGGTGGACCTCATTCGCCTGGCACTCGCCTTGCAG GACCTGGCTTTGTCCACCGACGAACCTCTGCCCATTTATAACCGCTGTGCTGTTCATGCGCTCGCTGCCGCCTACCTCAACCTCATCTGCCAGCTCACCACCGTCCCAGCCTTCTGCCAGCACATACACGAG GTAATTGAggtgagacagaaagaaagtcCCTATCTTTTACCTGAGGATGTCTACGTTGATAATCCCAA GCCGCCTTCTTCACTGGAGAAGGTAGAGGGGGATGTTTTGTTCCTCCAGTCAAAGATCACAGAGGTCCTCGGAGGTAGCGGTTATAACACAGATAGACTGGCTACGCCCTATGTCCCCCAGTATACTG ATGAGGACCGTCTGTCCAAGAGAAAGAGCATTGGAGAGACCATCTCACTGCAGGTGGAGGTGGAGTCCCGAAACAGtccagagaaagaggag AGGACACCAGCAGAGGAGATCACATTTGAAACCCTGAAAAATGCCATCG tggacagcgTGGGTATGGAGGAGCAGGAGAGGGAGCGGAGGAGACAAGTGGTGGAGAAGTTTCAGAAGGCCCCCTTCGAGGAGATAGCTGCCCACTGTGGTGCCAGG GCCACACTACTGCAGAGCAAACTAAATCAGATCTTTGAGATTACAATCAG GCCCCCGCCCAGCCCATCTGGAACCATTTCGTCTGGTTACGGCCAAAGCCAGAGTCGATCTATACCCATCTACGAGATGAAGTTTCCTGACCTCTGTGTGTACTAG
- the efr3bb gene encoding protein EFR3 homolog B isoform X2 has translation MFIFGVCGCCGALRPRYKRLVDNIFPEDPEDGLVKANMEKLTFYALSAPEKLDRIGAYLSERLSRDVARHRYGYVCIAMEALDQLLMACHCQSINLFVESFLKMVRKLLESDKPSLQILGTNSFVKFANIEEDTPSYHRSYDFFVSRFSEMCHSSYEDPDIRTKIRMAGIKGLQGVVRKTVNDELQANIWDPQHMDKIVPSLLFNLQSGVRTESRSPSPLKASEKEKESPVELTERCFRELLGRAAYGNIKNAVTPVLMHLDNHSLWEGKTFAVRCFKIIMYSIQSQHSHLVIQQLLGHLDANSKNSATVRAGIVEVLLEAAAIAASGSVGPTVLEVFNTLLRQLRLSVDYELTGSYNGNIGTKIIKAHEERQLQEAVIRTIGSFANTLPTYQRSEVMLFIMGKIPVPGIHPALPSTGSGPEGTRMIQIMLLKSLVQVTAGFQTTNMLTALPNSFLEPLLSFSLTEDPEIRLLVLQILLSLIDRHDNMPKFTNISIISDISVLKLKVDKCSRQDNLFMKKHGQQLYRHIYLGCKEQSSGRQHYESLFALLGLLSVELANEEVVVDLIRLALALQDLALSTDEPLPIYNRCAVHALAAAYLNLICQLTTVPAFCQHIHEVIEVRQKESPYLLPEDVYVDNPKPPSSLEKVEGDVLFLQSKITEVLGGSGYNTDRLATPYVPQYTDEDRLSKRKSIGETISLQVEVESRNSPEKEERTPAEEITFETLKNAIVDSVGMEEQERERRRQVVEKFQKAPFEEIAAHCGARATLLQSKLNQIFEITIRPPPSPSGTISSGYGQSQSRSIPIYEMKFPDLCVY, from the exons atgtttatttttg GGGTTTGTGGTTGTTGCGGGGCCCTCAGGCCTCGGTACAAGAGACTGGTAGACAACATCTTCCCAGAAGACCCAGAG GATGGGCTGGTGAAGGCCAACATGGAGAAGCTGACATTCTATGCCCTGTCAGCTCCAGAGAAGCTCGACCGTATCGGAGCCTACCTGTCTGAGAGATTGTCAAGGGATGTGGCCCGTCACAGATATGG GTATGTGTGCATAGCCATGGAAGCCCTGGACCAGCTGCTGATGGCCTGCCACTGTCAGAGCATCAACCTGTTTGTGGAGAGTTTCCTCAAGATGGTGCGCAAGCTGCTGGAGTCTGACAAACCCAGCCTGCAGATCCTAGGAACCAACTCT TTTGTGAAGTTTGCCAACATAGAAGAGGATACACCATCGTACCACCGCAGCTATGACTTCTTTGTGTCGCGCTTCAGTGAGATGTGCCACTCTAGCTACGAGGACCCTGACATCCGTACTAA GATCCGCATGGCAGGTATCAAGGGCCTGCAGGGCGTGGTGAGGAAGACTGTGAATGATGAGCTGCAGGCCAACATCTGGGACCCTCAGCACATGGACAAGATCGTCCCCTCTCTGCTTTTCAACCTTCAGAGTGGAGTGCGCACAGAGAG CCGCTCCCCCTCTCCGCTAAAGGCGtcggagaaagagaaggaaagccCGGTGGAGCTGACAGAGCGCTGCTTCAGGGAGCTGCTAGGACGAGCCGCATACGGCAACATCAAGAACGCCGTCACGCCCGTGCTGAT GCACTTAGACAACCATTCTCTATGGGAGGGGAAGACCTTTGCAGTGCGTTGCTTTAAAATCATCATGTACTCCATTCAG TCCCAGCACTCTCATTTGGTGATCCAGCAGCTTCTTGGTCACCTGGATGCTAACAGCAAGAATTCAGCCACAGTGCGTGCAGGGATAGTGGAAGTTTTGCTGGAGGCAGCCGCCATTGCAGCCAGCGGCTCTGTAG GTCCCACAGTGTTGGAGGTGTTTAACACCCTGCTGAGGCAGCTCCGTCTGAGTGTGGACTACGAGTTGACCGGCTCCTACAACGGCAACATCGGCACCAAGATCATCAAAGCTCACGAGGAGAGGCAGCTGCAGGAGGCTGTCATCAGGACCattg GTTCATTTGCCAACACTCTACCGACAtaccagaggtcagaggtcatgcTCTTCATAATGGGCAAGATCCCTGTCCCTGGGATTCACCCAGCTCTGCCCTCCACAGGCTCTGG GCCTGAAGGTACCAGGATGATTCAGATTATGTTACTTAAATCCTTGGTCCAG GTGACGGCAGGCTTCCAGACCACCAACATGCTGACGGCGCTGCCCAACTCTTTCCTGGAGCCGTTGCTGTCCTTCTCTCTCACAGAGGATCCAGAAATCCGGCTGCTGGTTCTCCAGATCCTTCTCAGTCTGATCGACAGGCACGACAACATGCCCAAGTTCACCAACATAAG CATCATCTCAGACATCTCTGTGCTCAAGCTCAAAGTCGACAAGTGTTCCAGGCAGGACAACTTATTCATGAAAAAG CACGGCCAGCAGCTATACCGACACATCTACTTGGGCTGTAAGGAGCAGAGCAGCGGTCGGCAGCACTACGAGTCCCTCTTTGCTCTGTTGGGTCTCCTCAGCGTGGAGCTGGCTAATGAAGAAGTAGTGGTGGACCTCATTCGCCTGGCACTCGCCTTGCAG GACCTGGCTTTGTCCACCGACGAACCTCTGCCCATTTATAACCGCTGTGCTGTTCATGCGCTCGCTGCCGCCTACCTCAACCTCATCTGCCAGCTCACCACCGTCCCAGCCTTCTGCCAGCACATACACGAG GTAATTGAggtgagacagaaagaaagtcCCTATCTTTTACCTGAGGATGTCTACGTTGATAATCCCAA GCCGCCTTCTTCACTGGAGAAGGTAGAGGGGGATGTTTTGTTCCTCCAGTCAAAGATCACAGAGGTCCTCGGAGGTAGCGGTTATAACACAGATAGACTGGCTACGCCCTATGTCCCCCAGTATACTG ATGAGGACCGTCTGTCCAAGAGAAAGAGCATTGGAGAGACCATCTCACTGCAGGTGGAGGTGGAGTCCCGAAACAGtccagagaaagaggag AGGACACCAGCAGAGGAGATCACATTTGAAACCCTGAAAAATGCCATCG tggacagcgTGGGTATGGAGGAGCAGGAGAGGGAGCGGAGGAGACAAGTGGTGGAGAAGTTTCAGAAGGCCCCCTTCGAGGAGATAGCTGCCCACTGTGGTGCCAGG GCCACACTACTGCAGAGCAAACTAAATCAGATCTTTGAGATTACAATCAG GCCCCCGCCCAGCCCATCTGGAACCATTTCGTCTGGTTACGGCCAAAGCCAGAGTCGATCTATACCCATCTACGAGATGAAGTTTCCTGACCTCTGTGTGTACTAG
- the LOC116705856 gene encoding pro-opiomelanocortin gives MMCQWWLLVVVMAYVCHPGLGSVCWDSSICNDLHNKGRILDCIQLCMSVIQMKLPQLTAFALKVNNDDDLILSIILATLVSANKMSETNLKAHSDERRSYSMEHFRWGKPSGRKRRPVKVFVSSLEGGGSSEGSFLPQARRQLSSYEDEVKLSGKGQNQAAPRARVSTLSHDPLSSHEKTDGTYRMSHFRWGSPPASKRNGSSMKPWEKKPQGQLPKLFRNNIVKDVQNIVG, from the exons ATGATGTGTCAATGGTGGTTGCTAGTGGTGGTGATGGCATATGTGTGCCACCCCGGGTTAGGGTCGGTGTGCTGGGACAGCTCCATCTGCAATGACCTGCACAACAAGGGAAGGATACTG GACTGCATTCAGCTGTGCATGTCTGTGATCCAGATGAAACTCCCACAGCTCACTGCATTTGCCCTGAAGGTTAATAATGATGATGACCTAATACTAAGCATCATTCTGGCCACCCTGGTGTCTGCCAACAAGATGTCAGAGACCAATCTGAAAGCCCACAGTGACGAGCGACGCTCCTATTCAATGGAGCATTTCCGCTGGGGTAAACCTTCAGGCCGTAAACGCCGGCCTGTGAAGGTTTTCGTCTCTTCTCTGGAGGGAGGAGGCTCGTCTGAGGGCAGCTTCCTCCCTCAGGCTCGCAGGCAGCTGAGCAGCTATGAGGATGAAGTGAAGCTGAGTGGAAAAGGTCAAAACCAGGCAGCGCCAAGGGCGAGGGTCAGTACTCTGTCACATGACCCTTTGAGCTCGCACGAGAAAACAGACGGGACCTATCGGATGAGTCACTTCAGATGGGGGAGCCCGCCTGCCTCCAAACGTAATGGCAGCTCCATGAAACCGTGGGAGAAGAAACCTCAGGGGCAGCTGCCTAAGCTCTTCAGGAACAATATAGTAAAGGATGTGCAGAACATAGTGGGCTGA